The following is a genomic window from Bordetella sp. H567.
TGGGCTTATGACGATCATTATGGCAACCTCGGGGTAGGGAAGCACTAGGCGCGTTTCCGTTACGGGCACGGCCCGGCGGTTCCAGGCCTGGCGGCCGCTTGACTTCCGGCGAATCGGAAAATCACGAATCCGGACTTATGGATAAAACGCTACTGAAGGGCCTGATGGTGCTGGAGGCCGTGACCGAGGTCGACCACCGGCCCCGCACGATCGAGGAACTGGCCGCACGGGTGGGACTGACGCGCAGCAATACGCATCGCACGCTGCAAACCCTGGTGCATGCGGGCTATATCGCGAAGGACGACGACAGCGGGGAATACCGCGCCACCGTGCGGCTGTTCGAGCTGGGCGCACGGCAGCTGGCGCGCATGGACGTACGCAAGCTGGCGCAGCCGGCCATGCGCCGCCTGGCGGAACAGTCGGCGGAAACCGTGCATTTGTCGCTGCTGGACGGCATGGAGGTCGTGTACATCGACAAGATCGACAGTGCCCAGCCGGTGCGCGCCTATTCGTATGTCGGCGGACGCGCACCCGCGTACGCGGTGGCCACGGGCAAGGTGTTGCTGGCCCACCAGCCGGAAGGCTATATCGCGCGCTACGCCGATGCGCTGCAGCCGCACACGCCGAGGACCATCGTTTCCATGGCGGCGCTGGAAGAAGAAATACGCAAGATACGGCGCCAGGGCTACGCCGCCAACCGCGGCGAATGGCGCGCCACCGTGGGCGGCGTGGCCGTGGCGATCTTCAACAGCCTGGGCCAGCCGGTGGCGGCATTGGGGATTTCCGGCCCGCTGGAACGCCTGACCGCCTCGCGCATGCGCGAACTGGCGCCTGCCGTGGCGGCATCCGCGGCCGAAGTCTCCGAACTCATGGGGTATCGGGCGGCGGCGCATGCCGGGCCGCCCTGATCAGCCCTCAACCGTTATAGAACCTGCGCCCGTGGTTCCGCAGCCACAGCCTGACCAGATGGCGCTTGCGGTCTTCTTCTGCGTAGTCGACGAAGGCGGTCCGGCGATGGCCCAGGCGGGTGTTGTCGACGATCTGGATCTGGCCCGCCTCGAAGAAGAATTCCCGCGACCAGCGAGGCTCCATCATGATGGATTCCAGCGTGTACAGCGCGGCCTTGGTCTGTTCATCCATTTCCTGGCCCGCCATGGCGTAGCCGGTGACTACATGGCGATGCGACAGGCGGCACAGGGTACGGCCCTCGTGCGTCTGGAACAGGGGATGGCTGATCAATTTGGCGTCGTCCGGCGCATGTTCGCGCTGGCGGTCGAACAGGTAGGGCTGGTATAGCCGCTCCACCAGGTCCGGATGCGAGGCGAGCATTTCGTTATAGACCGAATAGAAGCTGACGATGCTGCTGATGCCGCCTTCCATGGCCGGGCGCAGGCACAGCAGCGCCACGTAGTCGGGCGGATACAGGTTATAGCTGTTGTCGGTATGGAAATTCTGCTCGGCGTTGGTGATGTCCGGCCGCACGCCGTTGCCCGGTGGCTTGCCCAAGTCGCGCACGTCATAGATGACCTTGCCGTCCCAGCTTTGTGCCACCGGCCGCGAGACGATCTGGGCCAGCAGCCAGTACACGGCGCGCGCCTCGTCGACGGTGTAATCGTCCATGGGCAGCTTGTCGACGATCACGAAGCCCACGCCGTGTTCCAGGACGGCGCGCGCGCGCGTCATCATCGCGCGGCAGGCGGGCAGGTCGAAATCCTCGATCTGCAGCAGCGGCGTCGGCAGGGGATTGCGCCTGAGGGTCTCCACGAGTTCGTCCAGCTCCTTGCGGCTGCCGGCGTCCAGCGCAATGATGCCGTCCTCGGGCGCCAGCGTGTCGCGGCGCCAGACGACCGGGCCTTCGAAAGGCGTGTCGCGGGCCCGGATGGACTCGTCGTGATGTTCGGCAAGAATGCGTTCGATGGCGCCCATGTCTTCCTCCGGTTTTGCGGCCGTGCGAGGCGGGTTCGCGGTGTACGGCTCGATCACAGTCTAGGCGCCGGCATTGATCGAAGAAAGCGATTTATTTTTTAGAAACTTCATCGGATACTTCGATGTAGCGCAACGCATCCCGGAGCACCGCATGCACATACGGCAGTTGGAGACCTTCATCCGCATCGTCGATACCGGCAGCTTCGCCGGCGCGGCGCAGGCCATGCATGCGACGCAATCGACGATCTCCGCGCGCATGCGCGAGCTGGAGGCATCGCTGGGCGTCCCCTTGTTCGACCGCAGCGGCCACCGCGCCGTGCTGACGCCCCGCGGCCGGGCGCTACTGGCCCGCGCGCGGCAGATGGTCGGCCTTGCCGCGGACATCGCGCGCGATATCGGCGATGCGCACGGCGCCAGCGGCATCGTGCGCATCGGCGTGGCCGGGTTGGTGGCGATGACCTGGCTGCCTCGCCTGATGGCCGCGCTGCGCCAGCGTTTTCCGGCGGTGACCGTGCAACTGGAGATCGCGTTGACCACGCCGCTGGTCGAACGCCTGGCCACTGGGGAGCTGGATCTGGCCATCGCGACGGGGCCCGTGCACGGCGCGCGCCTCGCGTGCCTGTCGCTGGGCTACGACGAGTTCGTCTGGATGGGACCGCCCGGGCTGGCGTTGCCGCCTCGCGCGCTGAGCCCGGCGGAACTGGCGGAGTTGCCGGTCCTGGGCTTGTCCGAGGCATCCCATCACTATCCGGTGATCGAGCAATGGTTCAGCGCCGGCAAGGCCTCCTACCAGCCGGTGGTCTCTTGCAGCAATGTCCGGGTGCTGGCCGACCTGACGATGGCCGGCCTGGGGGTGAGCCTGCTGCCCCTGCGGTCCTGCCGCCAGGAGCTGGAAGCCGGACAGCTGCGCCGGATTGACGCACGGCCAGCGCTGCCACCGGTGGAATTCGTGGCGGTCCACAAGCGCGACGTGCTGGACCCGCTGGTAGGCGCCATCGCGGCGCTGGCGCGCGAGACCAGCGAATTCCCCGCGATCGGACTTCCCGCTACTTCTTCGCGATCTCCTTCCCGCCGGCAGCCTGCACGACCGCGGTCCACTTCTTGAGTTCGGCCTGCAGCATCTGCGTGGTCTGGTCCGGCGTGGTGGTGACGGCTTCGGCGCCTTGCTGGCGGAACTTTTGCTGGACCTCCGGCATGGCCCCGACTTCCTTCATGGCGGCGGCCAGTTTGTCGATCACGGGCTTGGGCGTGCGCGCCGGCGCGAGCACGGCATAGGCATTGGTGACGTCGTAGCCACTCACGCCTTCCTCTTGCAGCGTGGGCAGGTTGGGCATGCTGGGCGAGCGCTTGGCGCTGGTGACGGCCAGGACATGGATGCGCCCGGTGTTGATGTTGCCTTGCAGGGCCGGCAGGGTTTCGATGACCAGGTCCACCTGGCCGCCCAGCAGCGCAGCCACCGACGGCCCGCTGCCCTTGTACGGCACGTGCATCAGGTTGGTGTGCGTGTCGGCCTTGAACAGTTCGACGGCCATCTGCTGCGGCGTGCCGGGGCCGGCGGATCCGAAGGTCAACTGACCGGGTTTCTGTTTGGCCAGCGCGATCAGTTCGGTGATCGATTTGGCGGGCACCTTGCTGTTGACGGCGACGACCATGGGCACCGTGGCGGCCATGGACACCCCGACGAAGGCCTTGCCGAGGTCGTAGGGGCTTTCGCCCAGCGCGGCATGGATGGAATGGCTGCCCAGCGCACCCAGCAGCAGGGTATAGCCGTCCGGGTCGGATTTGGCGACGTGGTCCGCGCCGATCTCGCCGCCCGCGCCGGCGCGGTTTTCCACCACCACGGTCTGGCCCAGCTTGTCGGTCAGGTATTGCGCGTAGATGCGGCCGGCGGCATCGCTGGCGCCGCCGGGCGGAAAGGGCACGACCAGCTTGATGGGCCGGGACGGCCAGTTGTCCGGCTGCGCCTGGGCGGGCGCCGCGGCCGAGCACAGGGCAAGCACGAACGCGCTTGCGAGGGTACGCCAGTGATGATGCATGATGAGTCTCCTTCAATATCCCCTTGGGGGTTTGTGTATGCGCCGCGTTCTTCGACGCGGCATGACGACTGCTTGCTCATGCCGGGCCGGCGTGGTCCGCGCGCAGGCGCGCGGCCAGGAGGGACCGGTCCACCTTGCCGACCGCGTTCTCGGGCAGCGCGTCCACGGCGATGAAGCGCTCGGGCACGTAGATGCGTCCCAGCACGCGCAGCATCTCGCCGCGCAGCGCCGCTTCGTCGATGGCGCCGCCGTTCCGGCCGACCACAAAGGCCACCGGCACTTCGCCCAGGTCCGCATGCGGGCCGCCCACCACCGCGCACGCGGCCACGGCGGGCAGGGCGGCCAGCGCGCGCTCGATGACCGTTGGGGATATGTTTTCCCCGCCGCGGATGATGACGTCCTTGATGCGGCCGGTGATGCTGAGATAGCCGTCCGGGTCGAAGCGGCCCAGGTCGCCGGTGCGCAGGATGCCGTCGGCGATGCCGGGATCGGCCGCGCCGATATAGCCGGTCATCAGGTTGTCGCCCGCGATGCAGATTTCGCCCTCCGCGCCCGGCGCGGCGACGCCGCCGTCCGGACGGCGCAGGAAGACGCGCTGGCCGGGGAGTACCGTTCCCACGGTGCCGATGCGCCGCGCGTGCGGCGGGTTCATCGTGGACGTGCAGGTGGCTTCGGACAGGCCGTAGGAAACGATGAGCGGACAGCCCAGGAAATCCTCGATGCGCCGATGCAGGGCCTCGGTGATGGGCGCGGAGCCGCAGCGCGCGAAGCGCAGCCGCGCCAGGTCGGCGCGGTCGAAATCCAGTTCCAGCATGCGCGCATACATGGTCGGCACGCCGGTGATGATGGTGGGTGCATGGCGCCCCATCAGGCCCGGCATGTCCTCGGCGCGAAACCGGCCGCCCAGCGCGATGGCGGCGCCGGCGAGCAGGGGCGCCAATACCTGGTTGTTGATGGCGTTGGTGTGATGCAGCGGCATGACGTGCAGGAGGCGGTCGTCCTGCCGCAGCCCGGTATGCGCGGCGACGCCGCGCGCGTTGCATAGCAGGCCGCGATGGTTCAGCAGCACCCCTTTGGGGCGGCCCGTGCTGCCGGAGGTGAACAGCAGGAGCGCCGGATCGCCGGGGCTGACGTCCGCATCCCAGCCGGCCGCGGCATCCGGGTCATGGCGCTCCCAGTCCAGCAGTTGTGTCGCGGGCAGGCCACACGCCGCCGCCAGGTCGCCGTGCGCGGCGTCGTACACCATCCATGCCAGGCCGACGGCGTCGACGCGCCTGCGGGTTTCCTCGGCGGAAATGCGCGGTTCCAGCGGGCAGGGGCAGGCCCCGGCCGCCAGCGCGCCCAGCAGCACCATCACTTGCGCGGGTGTGCGCGCCATGGCCACGCCGACGAAATCGCCGCGCCGCACGCCGGCCGCGCGCAGCCAGCCCGCGATGCCGGCCACCCGATGGGCGAGCTCGCCATAGGACAGCGTGCCGTCGTCGTGGACCAGGGCCGGCCGCCCGCGCCAGGCGGGGGCAGTCCAGCGCCGGCGCAGCTCGGCCACCAGGTTACTTTCCGGGATTTCCGCTTGCGGGCTGGCCTGTGTCGAGATGGCGTCTTTGTGGACGTCCTTGTGCATGGAGGCTCCTTCCTGTTGGCGCGCGGCGCGGCTGGCCATCAGCGCAGCTTGACCGCCGCGTCGCGCTCGAACTGTCCGTCGGGGTCCAGCGCGCGCAGCGCGCGCAGTTCCCGCTCGGTGGGCGCTTGCGTCGGCGCCGCGCCCGTGGCGTCGAACTCGAAACCGGTGCGCGCGCGCACTTCGTCCAGGCTGGCCTCCGGATGCCAGGACTGCAAGGCCAGCCGGCCGTCGCGCTTCACGAATACCGCGATTGGGGTCACCACCCCATGGAAACCGCCCCAGGAGGTCGTGAAATCGAGCTTGCGCACGAAGGTGCGAGTGGAATGTTCGGTGCGCCAGGTGCAGGCGCGCCGGGCGGTCGGCAGCATGACCGCGCCGCCGCCGCCACCGGGCAGGCGCACCTTGGGCCGATGCCAGTCGCCGATGCTGGAATTGTTGGCGCAACCGTTGCCGTCGATCTGCGCCGCACCCAGGAAGGTCAGGTCCATGCGCCCGCGAGTGCACAGGTCGTAGAAGTCCTCGTTGGCGAAAATCGATGCCGAGCGCTCGGCCAGTACCGGGTCTGAACTGGACAGCGGCACGTGCGAAGGCCGCGGATCCACGCCGCCGGCCACGTTGATGTAGACGAAGTCCCAGTCGTAGGCCTGCTTGGCGAGCAGGCAGGCCAGCATGGGGAAGGTGGAATTGACACCGCTGAACGTGATTTCGTCGGGCCGGATGAAGCGGGCCAGGTTGATCGCGATATAGGAAAAGGGAGACCAGGCTTCACGCATGGAGGGCCTCCTGGCTTTCGGGCGCCTCGGCCATGTGGGCGTCCAGGGTGCGCGTCGTGTCCATATAGCGTTCCACCGCCGGATAGTCGATGGCGTAGTCCGGCCAGCACGATCCCGGCCAGGCGCCGTGCGGGACCACGGCCAGTGCCTGCACCATGAAATAGGGCACCACGGTGGCTTCCGGTTCGCGTTCGAACACGGCACTGTCCACCATGCGCTCGGCCACCACCAACACGCTGCCGGCGGCGCGGCTCATGATGCGGTCCCAGTGATAGGTGCCGCGCACGCGCACGTTGCCCTGGGCATCGACCTCGCTGGCATGGATCACCGCGAAGTCGGGACGGACGGCGGGTATGACCCAGGTCTTCTGCCCGCTGCCGTAGGGATCGTCCAGGCACGCCCAGCCGTTCAGCGCGGGCAGGTCGCTGCCGTGCACGCCGCCGCAGGGCATGAAGGGTACGCCATAGGCCGCGGCACGCAGGCCGGCGGTCAGGGTGGCGCAGGCGTGCTCCTCCAGTTCCACCTTGCCTTGCTCGATGGCCTTGCGATAGCCCGGCGCCAGGCCGAAGTTGCCCTCCATGGCGACGATGCCGGCGCGCACGCGGCGCAGGACGCCGGCCCGGCACAGGATGTCGACGTCGTAGCCGGGGGATTGCTTGATCAGTTCCAGGTCGCGGCGGCCCTGCCGGATCAGTTCGCGCACCAGGGCGAACGGACCGCGGTGCAGGAAGCTGCCACCCAGCGCCACCGAAGCGCCGTCGGGAATGAGCGCGGCCAGTTCGGACAGGGTGCGTTGCTTGTCGGGTTGATTGAAGCCGGATCCCATGATGCGGTGTCTCCTCGCGGTTTTCCTGCGCCTGCAGGATGTTCCTGCGCGGCGCGTTTACGTATGCCTTGCTTGCCGTGCCCGCCTAGCGGGGCGCATCCAGATAGGCGGCGATGCGCTGCTTCAGCCCCGGCGCGGCCGCCGACCGGACCAGCCGCGCCAGGTCTTCGTCGGTGCCCCGGTCCGCCAGCGTGTCGTACAGCGCCGTCCGGCTCGCGGCGGGCAGTTGCGCCGCGCGCGCGGCGGCCTGGCTGCGCAGGGCAGGCCATTCGTCGCGCGATGCCATCGCCTGCACGAAGCCCATGTCGCGGGACTGCGCGGCATCGAAGGTGGCGGCGGTTTCGAGCAGCGCGCGCGCGGCCTGGGTGCCCACCAGCGAGGCGAAATGGCGCGTGCCCAGCACCAGCCCGAATTTCAGGCCCGGCATGCGGAAAGTGGCTTCCTTGTCGGCGTAGCGCAGCCGGCAGGCGGCGAACAGGTCGACGCCGGCGCCGAAATTGCGGCCATGCGCCAGCGCCACGGTCAGGCAGGGCGAGCCGCGCAGCAGCTGCAGCAGCGTTTCGATGCGCACGAAGCGCAGCAAGAGGTCGCCCTCGGACTGGACGTCCACATCGGCAAAGTCGAAGCCGGCGCTGAAGTTCCTGCCTTCGCCTTCCAGCACGATGACACCGGCGTTTTCGCGATGCGCGTCTTGCACCGCGTCGATCAAGGCCTCCACCAGGGCGGCCGACAAGGCGTTCATCTTCTCCGGCCGGTTCAGCCGGATATGGAAGGCGTCGCCGTCCCGCTCGATGCGCACCAACCCGCTCATTTCGCGGTCTCCGCGGTCGCCCGCACGGCCCGCAGGGGCGCCAGGATTTCCTCGTTATGCTCGCCCAGTCCCGGCGGCCGCTGGCGGATGGCGCTGGCCCGGCCGTCGAAGCGCACCGGCATGCCGAAGGTGCGGGTCTTGACGCCATTGGGCAATTCCACCGGTTGGACCCAGCCCATATGGGCGACCTGCGGGTCGTCCAGCACCTGGGAATAGGAATTGATGGGCGCGCAGGGCACGCCGGCCTGGCGGAATCGCGCCAGCCAGTGCGCCGCGTCCTGCTGCAGGAAGATCTCTTCCAGCATCTCGCGCAGCGTGTCCTGGTTGCGGGCGCGCAGGCTGGTGTCGGTAAAGCGCGGATCGGCGTACCAGGCCTCGCGGCCCACCACGGCGCACACGCTCTTCCATAGCGCGTTGTTGCCTGCCGCCATGCCGAAATAGCCGTCGCGGCAGCGGAAGGCCTGGTAGGGCGCATTGCGCGGATGCGCGGACCCCAGCTTCACGGGATCGCGGCCGCTGCCGAAGAACTCCGACGTCTGCAGGGCGGCGATGCCCAGCGTCGCGCCCAGCATCGATACATCGATATGCGAACCGTGGCCGGTGGCCTGCACCTCGCGCAGCGCGCTGACGATGCTGAAGGCCCCATACAGGCCGGCGGAAAAATCCGCCAGGGGGACACCGCACTTGACCGGCGCGCCGCCTTGTTCGCCCGTCACGCTCATGATGCCGCTCATGGCCTGGATGGTCAGATCGAAACCGCCTTCCTGCGCGCGCGGCCCGGATTGGCCGTAGGCCGAGATCGAGCAATACAGCAGGCGGGGATTGCGTTCGCGCAAGGCGGCATAGCCCAGGCCCAGGCGCTCCATGACGCCGGGGCGGTTGTTTTCCAGCAGCACGTCGGCACCCGCGATCAGGTCGCGCGCCAGTTCGACGTCCGCCGGGTCTTTCAGGTTCAGCGTCACCGAACGCTTGTTGCGATTCAGTGAAGCGAAGTTTTCGCTGTAGCCCTGCGAGATCGGCGGCCAGCTGCGCAGCGTATCGCCGCCCTCGGGGTGCTCGATCTTGACGACATCCGCGCCCATATCGGCCAGCAGCATGCCGCAGAAGGGGCCGGCGGCGACGTTGCAGATTTCGACGACCGTGATGCCGGACAAGGGTGCAACCATGGGATCTGGCATATCCATATTTCCTAAAATTTGGGATATAGCTAATGAAATTTGAAACTCCGGGCCAGATTAGCACCGCCTTCGCCGGCGCGTCTACTGGCGCTGTCCCCAGGCACGATCCCGATTTATCATCGTCGGACCACAACACGGAGGAAGGAGAAATCGCCATGTCATTTGCTTCGATGCAATTGCGCCGCGCCGCGACGGCCGCGCTGCTCGTCCTGGCGGCCCTGGGCGGGGCCGCCAGCGCGGCCGAGCCGGTCGCCGACGTCCTGGATGCCGCCAAGGCGCAGCAGCAGCCCATGCTGGATACGCTGCGCGGCCTGGTCGGCTTCGAGTCCGGCAGCCGCGACGTCGAGGGCGTGGAGCAGATCGCCGGCTACGCCGCGGAAAAACTCAAGGCGCTGGGCGGTTCGGTGCAGATCATCAAGCCCACCGACGTCTTCCGCATGGGCGATACGCCGGACGTGATCGGCCCCATGGTGCATGCGGAGTTCAAGGGCAAGGGCAGCAAGAAGATCATGCTGATCGCGCACATGGACACCGTCTATCGCAACGGTATGCTCAAGGACCAGCCTTTCCGCGTGGATGGCGATCGCGCCTACGGCCTGGGCATCGCGGACGACAAGCAGGGCGTGGCGCTGGTGATCCATACCGTCGCCTTGCTGCAGAAGCTGAAGTTCGATGACTACGGCACCTTGACGGTGCTGTTCAACGGCGATGAAGAGATCAGCTCGCCCGGCGCACGCAGCACCATCACGCGGCTGGCTTCGGACCAGGACGCGGTGTTTTCCTTCGAGGGCGGCGGCACCCATGGCGACTTGCGGCTGGCCACCAGCGGCATAGGCGCGGCCTACCTGACGGTGGAGGGGCGGACCTCGCATGCGGGTTCGCGGCCGGAGGGCGGCGTGAACGCCTTGTACGAGTTGTCGCACCAGGTCCTGCAGCTGGACGACCTGTCCAAGCCGGAGG
Proteins encoded in this region:
- a CDS encoding class I adenylate-forming enzyme family protein; its protein translation is MHKDVHKDAISTQASPQAEIPESNLVAELRRRWTAPAWRGRPALVHDDGTLSYGELAHRVAGIAGWLRAAGVRRGDFVGVAMARTPAQVMVLLGALAAGACPCPLEPRISAEETRRRVDAVGLAWMVYDAAHGDLAAACGLPATQLLDWERHDPDAAAGWDADVSPGDPALLLFTSGSTGRPKGVLLNHRGLLCNARGVAAHTGLRQDDRLLHVMPLHHTNAINNQVLAPLLAGAAIALGGRFRAEDMPGLMGRHAPTIITGVPTMYARMLELDFDRADLARLRFARCGSAPITEALHRRIEDFLGCPLIVSYGLSEATCTSTMNPPHARRIGTVGTVLPGQRVFLRRPDGGVAAPGAEGEICIAGDNLMTGYIGAADPGIADGILRTGDLGRFDPDGYLSITGRIKDVIIRGGENISPTVIERALAALPAVAACAVVGGPHADLGEVPVAFVVGRNGGAIDEAALRGEMLRVLGRIYVPERFIAVDALPENAVGKVDRSLLAARLRADHAGPA
- a CDS encoding CaiB/BaiF CoA transferase family protein, translating into MPDPMVAPLSGITVVEICNVAAGPFCGMLLADMGADVVKIEHPEGGDTLRSWPPISQGYSENFASLNRNKRSVTLNLKDPADVELARDLIAGADVLLENNRPGVMERLGLGYAALRERNPRLLYCSISAYGQSGPRAQEGGFDLTIQAMSGIMSVTGEQGGAPVKCGVPLADFSAGLYGAFSIVSALREVQATGHGSHIDVSMLGATLGIAALQTSEFFGSGRDPVKLGSAHPRNAPYQAFRCRDGYFGMAAGNNALWKSVCAVVGREAWYADPRFTDTSLRARNQDTLREMLEEIFLQQDAAHWLARFRQAGVPCAPINSYSQVLDDPQVAHMGWVQPVELPNGVKTRTFGMPVRFDGRASAIRQRPPGLGEHNEEILAPLRAVRATAETAK
- a CDS encoding M20/M25/M40 family metallo-hydrolase — protein: MSFASMQLRRAATAALLVLAALGGAASAAEPVADVLDAAKAQQQPMLDTLRGLVGFESGSRDVEGVEQIAGYAAEKLKALGGSVQIIKPTDVFRMGDTPDVIGPMVHAEFKGKGSKKIMLIAHMDTVYRNGMLKDQPFRVDGDRAYGLGIADDKQGVALVIHTVALLQKLKFDDYGTLTVLFNGDEEISSPGARSTITRLASDQDAVFSFEGGGTHGDLRLATSGIGAAYLTVEGRTSHAGSRPEGGVNALYELSHQVLQLDDLSKPEDGLKLNWTVAQAGTNRNVIPGNATAQADARALRVADFDALQTALQERIKNKLLPESKVSVKFEVRRPPLEATPASRALAEHGKAIYQELGMPMNVVDRAAGGGTDAAFAALKARGPVIEGMGVNGFGAHSNAAEYIEIKTIVPRMYLTSRMIMDICNGKAAVQ
- a CDS encoding IclR family transcriptional regulator, whose product is MDKTLLKGLMVLEAVTEVDHRPRTIEELAARVGLTRSNTHRTLQTLVHAGYIAKDDDSGEYRATVRLFELGARQLARMDVRKLAQPAMRRLAEQSAETVHLSLLDGMEVVYIDKIDSAQPVRAYSYVGGRAPAYAVATGKVLLAHQPEGYIARYADALQPHTPRTIVSMAALEEEIRKIRRQGYAANRGEWRATVGGVAVAIFNSLGQPVAALGISGPLERLTASRMRELAPAVAASAAEVSELMGYRAAAHAGPP
- a CDS encoding CoA-transferase subunit beta; this translates as MREAWSPFSYIAINLARFIRPDEITFSGVNSTFPMLACLLAKQAYDWDFVYINVAGGVDPRPSHVPLSSSDPVLAERSASIFANEDFYDLCTRGRMDLTFLGAAQIDGNGCANNSSIGDWHRPKVRLPGGGGGAVMLPTARRACTWRTEHSTRTFVRKLDFTTSWGGFHGVVTPIAVFVKRDGRLALQSWHPEASLDEVRARTGFEFDATGAAPTQAPTERELRALRALDPDGQFERDAAVKLR
- a CDS encoding enoyl-CoA hydratase/isomerase family protein, with protein sequence MSGLVRIERDGDAFHIRLNRPEKMNALSAALVEALIDAVQDAHRENAGVIVLEGEGRNFSAGFDFADVDVQSEGDLLLRFVRIETLLQLLRGSPCLTVALAHGRNFGAGVDLFAACRLRYADKEATFRMPGLKFGLVLGTRHFASLVGTQAARALLETAATFDAAQSRDMGFVQAMASRDEWPALRSQAAARAAQLPAASRTALYDTLADRGTDEDLARLVRSAAAPGLKQRIAAYLDAPR
- a CDS encoding CoA transferase subunit A: MGSGFNQPDKQRTLSELAALIPDGASVALGGSFLHRGPFALVRELIRQGRRDLELIKQSPGYDVDILCRAGVLRRVRAGIVAMEGNFGLAPGYRKAIEQGKVELEEHACATLTAGLRAAAYGVPFMPCGGVHGSDLPALNGWACLDDPYGSGQKTWVIPAVRPDFAVIHASEVDAQGNVRVRGTYHWDRIMSRAAGSVLVVAERMVDSAVFEREPEATVVPYFMVQALAVVPHGAWPGSCWPDYAIDYPAVERYMDTTRTLDAHMAEAPESQEALHA
- a CDS encoding LysR family transcriptional regulator, which encodes MHIRQLETFIRIVDTGSFAGAAQAMHATQSTISARMRELEASLGVPLFDRSGHRAVLTPRGRALLARARQMVGLAADIARDIGDAHGASGIVRIGVAGLVAMTWLPRLMAALRQRFPAVTVQLEIALTTPLVERLATGELDLAIATGPVHGARLACLSLGYDEFVWMGPPGLALPPRALSPAELAELPVLGLSEASHHYPVIEQWFSAGKASYQPVVSCSNVRVLADLTMAGLGVSLLPLRSCRQELEAGQLRRIDARPALPPVEFVAVHKRDVLDPLVGAIAALARETSEFPAIGLPATSSRSPSRRQPARPRSTS
- a CDS encoding TauD/TfdA family dioxygenase; translated protein: MGAIERILAEHHDESIRARDTPFEGPVVWRRDTLAPEDGIIALDAGSRKELDELVETLRRNPLPTPLLQIEDFDLPACRAMMTRARAVLEHGVGFVIVDKLPMDDYTVDEARAVYWLLAQIVSRPVAQSWDGKVIYDVRDLGKPPGNGVRPDITNAEQNFHTDNSYNLYPPDYVALLCLRPAMEGGISSIVSFYSVYNEMLASHPDLVERLYQPYLFDRQREHAPDDAKLISHPLFQTHEGRTLCRLSHRHVVTGYAMAGQEMDEQTKAALYTLESIMMEPRWSREFFFEAGQIQIVDNTRLGHRRTAFVDYAEEDRKRHLVRLWLRNHGRRFYNG
- a CDS encoding Bug family tripartite tricarboxylate transporter substrate binding protein gives rise to the protein MHHHWRTLASAFVLALCSAAAPAQAQPDNWPSRPIKLVVPFPPGGASDAAGRIYAQYLTDKLGQTVVVENRAGAGGEIGADHVAKSDPDGYTLLLGALGSHSIHAALGESPYDLGKAFVGVSMAATVPMVVAVNSKVPAKSITELIALAKQKPGQLTFGSAGPGTPQQMAVELFKADTHTNLMHVPYKGSGPSVAALLGGQVDLVIETLPALQGNINTGRIHVLAVTSAKRSPSMPNLPTLQEEGVSGYDVTNAYAVLAPARTPKPVIDKLAAAMKEVGAMPEVQQKFRQQGAEAVTTTPDQTTQMLQAELKKWTAVVQAAGGKEIAKK